In Paludibaculum fermentans, the genomic stretch ACACGGCTTTCATGTCAGTCGTACCTCACTTCTTCCAGCCGTTCCTGCAGAACGGGCCAGCAGCCTTCGCAATACCATTCCAATTTCGAGTCCACCTGCGGCAGGTTGATGGACAGGCTCATCGCGCAACGCGTGTCGGGACAGTGGATCAGCCCGAACGTATGGCCGAGCTCGTGCATCGCTTCCTTGCGCGCGCGGCCCAACAACGCGGTTCCGTCCGGTGCCATTCCATAGAATTCCTGCCGCAGCCTGGCGGCCGAGACCACGGCCGCGCGGCCTTTCAACTGCGCCTGTCCGAAGACAAATGTCAGCATCGGGATGAACAGATCGCTCTCGGTGACACCCAGGATGCGCGAGACGCCGGACGGTGCCCGTTCGAGCAGCAGTTTGAGCATCGTCACGGAACTCATCTGGCCTCGCGCGCGGTCGTACCCATCCAGGGGCACGGGCAACTGCATACGGCGCACGACCGGCAATCCAATCCGCTCCTCCACGCATTCGGCGATGGTCCTCATCAGTGACTCCTCGACCTCGCCGAGCGAGGCCAGACACAGGCCGCTCACACGACAGGCTCCGCTGGCGCGGCCGCCGGCTTCACGGCGGATTCCATGGGGATGGTCACCGTGAAGGTCGCGCCCTCGCCCACGGTGCTCTTCACGTCGATCTCGCCGTCGTGCGCCTGTACGATGCCGTAGATCACCGCCAGGCCCAGGCCCACACCCTTGCCTTCGGGCTTCGAAGTGAAGAAGGGATCGAAGATCTTGCTGAGGTTCTCCGGGCTGATGCCTTCGCCGTTGTCCTGCACCAGCATTTCGACGCACTTCTGGTCGGCCGCTACCCTGGTGCGAACCAGCACTTTGCCGCCGCCCTTGCTCTGCGTGGCTTCGGCCGCATTCAGGACCAGGTTGAGCACCACCTGCTGCATCTGCGAGGGGTCGCAGGAGACGGTGGGCAGATCGGCCGGGAGATCGACCTCCACCTCGGTGTCGCAGAGTTTCAGCTTGTGGGCCGCCAAGGTCAGGGTGGAGCGGATGATGCGATTCAGGTCGGCCGGTGTGCGCTGGGGCTTCGAGCGGCGGGAGAAGGCGAGCAAGTCAGAAACGATACGGCCCACGCGCGCGGTTTCGGTGGCCACCTGGCCCAGATACTTGCGGAAATCGGCCAGCCGGTTGGGCGGCACGCCGTCGTCCTTGAGAATGCGCTGCATTAGCATGGCCAGGTTGAGGACGCCGGAGACGGGGTTGTTGATCTCATGGGCGACACTGGCCGCGAGTTGCCCCAGCGAGGCCAGGCGATCGTTGTGGAGCAGTTTCTGCTGAGCCGCCTTCAGCTGCTGGGTGCGGTCCTCCACCTTCTTCTCGAGACTCTGGGTGAACGTGTTGATCTCGTCCATGGCGCCCTGCAGGCGGTCGCGCATCGTGTTGAACGAGGTCACCAGGGCGTCCATCTCTTCGCTGCTGTGGCTGATGCGGATGGGCGTGCCGAGCTCCATCTCGCTGACGGCGTGCGTGCCTTCAATCAATTCACGGATGGGCACGCCCACAAAATAACGGACGAAGAAGAAGATGAAGACGGCGGTG encodes the following:
- a CDS encoding archaemetzincin family Zn-dependent metalloprotease, whose translation is MSGLCLASLGEVEESLMRTIAECVEERIGLPVVRRMQLPVPLDGYDRARGQMSSVTMLKLLLERAPSGVSRILGVTESDLFIPMLTFVFGQAQLKGRAAVVSAARLRQEFYGMAPDGTALLGRARKEAMHELGHTFGLIHCPDTRCAMSLSINLPQVDSKLEWYCEGCWPVLQERLEEVRYD
- a CDS encoding sensor histidine kinase, whose amino-acid sequence is MPRRLSSKLIVSLTVIVILINVVAGVVYLRVQNQHTLETMILGADQLSKSITSATWHAMKDDHRSAAYDIMSVIAAKQGVDRIRMFNREGRLMFSTKKGDNAQLMTVNEQPCVACHGSMPVKVEVAPASRVRIYSGTDGRDSLNMVTPIYNEASCSQADCHAHPARTRVLGVLDVALSLDPVRQEEAAMTQHTVVTTGITILLTAVFIFFFVRYFVGVPIRELIEGTHAVSEMELGTPIRISHSSEEMDALVTSFNTMRDRLQGAMDEINTFTQSLEKKVEDRTQQLKAAQQKLLHNDRLASLGQLAASVAHEINNPVSGVLNLAMLMQRILKDDGVPPNRLADFRKYLGQVATETARVGRIVSDLLAFSRRSKPQRTPADLNRIIRSTLTLAAHKLKLCDTEVEVDLPADLPTVSCDPSQMQQVVLNLVLNAAEATQSKGGGKVLVRTRVAADQKCVEMLVQDNGEGISPENLSKIFDPFFTSKPEGKGVGLGLAVIYGIVQAHDGEIDVKSTVGEGATFTVTIPMESAVKPAAAPAEPVV